In Geothermobacter hydrogeniphilus, a single window of DNA contains:
- the cobM gene encoding precorrin-4 C(11)-methyltransferase — translation MSECHPILFVGAGPGDPELITVKGLKALRRAEVVVHAGSLVNPALLSECPAGCEIHDSAPLTLQQTHTLLVAGARAGKRVVRLHTGDPALYGAIQEQMELLDAEGLDYRVVPGVTAAFAAAAALKQELTLPEISQTLVLSRAAGRTPVPEAEKLSRLAANGGTLCLYLSVGMMDKVVAALLAGGVFTARTPAAVVYRASWPDEKIVSGTLADITGKVAEAGIRRQALILVGEALGARERGVEKKSKLYDAQFAHGYRTPKGGEGRKAKG, via the coding sequence ATGTCCGAATGTCATCCCATCCTCTTCGTCGGTGCCGGTCCCGGGGATCCCGAGCTGATCACCGTCAAGGGACTCAAAGCCCTGCGCCGGGCCGAAGTCGTGGTCCACGCCGGATCGCTGGTCAATCCGGCCCTGCTTTCCGAGTGTCCTGCAGGCTGTGAGATCCATGACAGTGCGCCCCTGACCCTGCAGCAGACCCACACCCTGCTGGTCGCCGGGGCCCGGGCCGGCAAGCGGGTGGTGCGGCTGCACACTGGCGATCCGGCTCTCTACGGGGCGATCCAGGAGCAGATGGAGCTGCTCGATGCCGAGGGGCTTGACTACCGGGTTGTTCCCGGAGTGACGGCCGCTTTTGCCGCCGCCGCGGCTCTGAAACAGGAGCTGACCCTGCCGGAGATTTCCCAGACCCTGGTCCTCTCCCGCGCCGCGGGCCGTACCCCGGTGCCGGAAGCGGAAAAGCTCTCCCGCCTGGCCGCCAATGGCGGCACCCTCTGTCTCTACCTCTCGGTGGGCATGATGGACAAGGTGGTGGCCGCACTGCTGGCCGGCGGCGTTTTCACCGCCCGGACCCCGGCTGCCGTGGTCTACCGCGCCAGCTGGCCGGATGAAAAGATTGTCAGCGGCACCCTGGCCGATATCACGGGCAAGGTTGCCGAGGCCGGTATCCGTCGCCAGGCGCTGATCCTGGTCGGCGAAGCACTCGGCGCCCGGGAGCGGGGAGTGGAAAAGAAATCGAAGTTGTACGATGCGCAGTTCGCGCATGGATATAGGACGCCCAAAGGCGGCGAAGGGCGAAAGGCCAAAGGCTAA
- a CDS encoding cobalt-precorrin 5A hydrolase has product MTLAIIAITPGGAALARRLQEEAEGAELWLPEKLRSEEPASYFDRPLSVLMPELFARVDGLVCIMAAGIVVRLLAPQLRGKQHDPAVVVVDEAGRFAISLLSGHLGGANELAREVADILGGQAVITTATDVNHLPAWDTVARRLDLKVEPVERLKLLNGLLLQAGRIVLADPQRLVSDAFVAVPGVEVTRSFAAALQSRAEGLVFVTSRHLPHLDRRKNLLVLRPRCYAVGVGCNRGTDADEIETAVRDEMEKAFLSPGSISCLASIDAKQDEGGLLDAAARFGVSLKFFSKEQLNVVAVPSKPSEYALQAVGAGGVCEPAAILAAKGGRLLVKKKKNGNVTVAVAEINA; this is encoded by the coding sequence ATGACCCTCGCCATTATCGCCATAACCCCCGGCGGCGCCGCACTTGCCCGCCGGCTGCAGGAGGAAGCCGAAGGCGCCGAGTTGTGGCTGCCGGAGAAGCTGCGCAGTGAAGAACCGGCCAGCTACTTCGACCGGCCTCTTTCGGTGTTGATGCCGGAACTGTTCGCTCGTGTCGACGGCCTGGTCTGCATCATGGCTGCCGGCATTGTGGTGCGGCTGCTGGCACCGCAGCTGCGCGGCAAGCAGCATGACCCGGCGGTGGTGGTGGTCGACGAGGCGGGGCGTTTCGCCATCAGCCTGCTTTCCGGCCACCTCGGCGGAGCCAATGAACTGGCGCGGGAGGTGGCCGATATCCTTGGCGGTCAGGCGGTGATCACCACCGCCACCGACGTCAATCATCTGCCGGCCTGGGACACGGTGGCCCGCCGACTGGACCTGAAGGTCGAACCGGTTGAACGGCTCAAGCTGCTCAACGGCCTGCTGCTGCAGGCGGGGCGTATTGTCCTGGCAGATCCGCAACGGCTGGTCAGTGACGCGTTTGTCGCCGTACCCGGAGTCGAGGTCACCCGAAGCTTCGCTGCCGCCCTGCAGTCGCGGGCAGAGGGACTGGTCTTCGTCACCAGTCGTCACCTGCCGCACCTGGACCGGCGGAAAAACCTGCTGGTGTTGCGACCGCGCTGTTACGCGGTCGGTGTCGGCTGCAACCGGGGGACCGATGCTGATGAAATCGAAACGGCTGTCCGCGACGAGATGGAGAAGGCCTTTCTCTCACCGGGGAGCATTTCCTGCCTGGCCAGCATCGATGCCAAGCAGGATGAAGGGGGGCTGCTCGATGCCGCCGCGCGGTTCGGGGTGTCGCTGAAATTTTTCAGCAAGGAGCAGCTCAACGTCGTTGCCGTTCCGAGCAAGCCCTCCGAATACGCCCTGCAGGCGGTCGGCGCCGGGGGGGTCTGCGAACCGGCCGCCATTCTTGCCGCGAAGGGCGGCAGGCTGCTGGTGAAAAAGAAGAAAAACGGCAACGTGACCGTGGCGGTGGCGGAGATCAATGCCTGA
- a CDS encoding cobyric acid synthase, protein MTNKLYIVGLGPGDSEQMTPAARAALERAEVVTGYNTYLELIPDLVAGKETFSTGMRQETERCREALRRAAGGATVALVCSGDAGIYGMAGLVLELQQAEGPEQVAIEIVPGISAVQAAAARLGAPLMHDFAVISLSNLLTDWSAIVRRLEAAAAADFVIALYNPKSRGRVSQIEQARQILLAHRDPATPVGIVRNACREGETVTVSDLASFTDETIDMFSLVIIGNPATFVDRRGRMVTPRGYRLRREARGGRPEETPVSGCGSPTPALFVAGTGSDVGKSVIAAGFCRLLVRRGLTVAPFKAQNMANNSAVCADGGEIGRAQALQAAACRVEPTVDMNPVLLKPNSETGAQVIVQGRPVGNMSVREYHAFRESAWRAVCDSYRRLARQVDLVVMEGAGSIAEINLRGQDITNLAAARMAGAKVVLVADIDRGGVFAAILGTLQLLTKEERELIAGVVINKFRGDVGLLKSGIDEIECRTGVPVLGVIPWLRLQLPEEDSLALERPGNVFDAGIRIGVVQLPRISNFTDFAPFETVAGVSLCYVERPEQVAGLDLLILPGTKSTLADLDWLRQQGLAEAILSYHAEGGRLIGICGGLQMLGERVRDPLGVEGPPDEAPGLGLLDIETTLQTEKQTHRVEAEFLPAAAAAGFTGFDRVRGYEIHAGASSRGILCRPLLRLMSRSGADSARLDGAVSADGRVWGSYLHGLFDDQRVLHAVLAPLTSGRPLPSGPSARQRLDSELDRLADHLAAHLDLERLCRRCGLERMPAS, encoded by the coding sequence ATGACCAACAAACTCTACATCGTCGGGCTCGGACCCGGTGACAGCGAACAGATGACCCCGGCGGCGCGGGCGGCGCTCGAACGGGCCGAGGTTGTCACCGGCTACAACACCTACCTGGAACTGATCCCCGATCTGGTTGCCGGCAAGGAAACCTTTTCCACCGGCATGCGCCAGGAGACCGAGCGTTGTCGCGAGGCGCTCAGGCGGGCGGCGGGCGGGGCGACGGTGGCGCTGGTCTGCTCCGGCGATGCCGGTATCTACGGCATGGCCGGGCTGGTTCTGGAGTTGCAGCAGGCCGAAGGACCGGAACAGGTCGCGATCGAGATCGTGCCCGGCATTTCCGCGGTGCAGGCGGCAGCGGCCCGGCTCGGGGCGCCGCTGATGCACGATTTCGCCGTCATCTCCCTCTCCAACCTGCTGACCGACTGGTCGGCCATCGTTCGGCGGCTGGAAGCGGCCGCCGCCGCCGATTTTGTCATCGCCCTCTACAATCCGAAGAGCCGCGGGCGGGTGAGCCAGATCGAGCAGGCGCGACAGATCCTGCTCGCGCACCGCGATCCCGCCACCCCGGTCGGCATCGTCCGCAACGCCTGCCGTGAGGGTGAGACGGTAACGGTCAGTGACCTCGCTTCTTTTACCGATGAAACCATCGACATGTTTTCACTGGTGATCATCGGCAATCCCGCGACCTTCGTTGATCGGCGAGGGCGGATGGTGACGCCGCGAGGCTATCGCCTCAGGCGGGAGGCCAGAGGCGGGAGGCCAGAGGAAACCCCTGTGTCCGGCTGCGGGAGCCCAACGCCCGCCTTGTTTGTTGCCGGGACCGGATCGGATGTCGGCAAGAGCGTTATTGCCGCCGGGTTTTGTCGCCTGTTGGTGCGCCGGGGGCTGACGGTGGCACCGTTCAAGGCGCAGAACATGGCCAACAACTCGGCGGTGTGTGCCGACGGCGGCGAGATCGGTCGGGCCCAGGCGCTGCAGGCGGCGGCCTGCCGCGTCGAGCCGACGGTTGACATGAACCCGGTGCTGCTCAAGCCTAATTCCGAAACCGGCGCCCAGGTCATTGTCCAGGGACGTCCGGTCGGCAACATGTCGGTGCGGGAGTACCATGCTTTCAGGGAGAGCGCCTGGCGGGCGGTCTGTGATTCCTATCGGCGCCTGGCGCGGCAGGTCGACCTGGTGGTGATGGAAGGTGCCGGCAGCATTGCCGAGATCAACCTGCGCGGGCAGGATATCACCAACCTGGCGGCGGCGCGGATGGCCGGGGCCAAGGTCGTGCTGGTGGCCGACATCGATCGCGGCGGGGTTTTTGCGGCTATCCTCGGGACCCTGCAGCTGCTGACGAAAGAGGAGCGTGAGCTGATTGCCGGGGTGGTGATCAACAAGTTCCGTGGCGACGTCGGGCTGCTGAAGTCCGGGATCGACGAGATCGAGTGCCGCACCGGGGTGCCGGTGCTGGGTGTCATCCCCTGGTTGCGTCTGCAGCTTCCGGAGGAGGATTCGCTGGCGCTGGAGCGACCGGGGAATGTCTTCGACGCCGGGATCAGAATCGGCGTGGTGCAGTTGCCGCGCATCTCCAATTTTACGGATTTTGCTCCCTTCGAGACTGTCGCCGGCGTCAGCCTGTGCTACGTCGAACGGCCGGAGCAGGTCGCCGGTCTCGATCTGCTGATCCTGCCCGGGACCAAGAGCACGCTCGCCGATCTTGACTGGTTGCGGCAACAGGGGCTGGCCGAGGCGATTCTCAGCTATCACGCCGAAGGTGGACGCCTGATCGGTATCTGCGGCGGCCTGCAGATGCTCGGCGAGCGGGTCCGTGATCCGCTGGGGGTTGAAGGTCCTCCCGATGAAGCACCGGGGCTCGGACTGCTCGATATCGAGACCACCCTGCAGACCGAGAAACAGACGCACCGGGTTGAAGCGGAATTCCTGCCGGCGGCGGCCGCTGCCGGTTTCACCGGTTTTGATCGGGTGCGGGGCTACGAAATTCACGCCGGTGCGTCGAGTCGCGGAATCCTCTGTCGGCCGTTGCTGCGGCTGATGTCCCGTTCCGGTGCTGACAGTGCCCGGCTTGACGGGGCTGTTTCCGCCGACGGCCGGGTCTGGGGCAGTTACCTGCACGGTCTGTTCGACGATCAACGCGTCCTGCATGCGGTTCTGGCCCCCCTGACATCCGGCAGGCCGCTTCCTTCCGGGCCGTCCGCCCGGCAGCGTCTCGACAGTGAACTGGACCGGTTGGCCGATCATCTCGCCGCCCATCTCGACCTGGAGCGGCTGTGCCGCCGGTGTGGGTTGGAAAGGATGCCGGCTTCATGA
- the cbiB gene encoding adenosylcobinamide-phosphate synthase CbiB codes for MIWTIPASFLLDLLLGDPHGWPHPVIGIGRFIKRVETVLASLIDHRRLAGCLLALVTVLVTGLVTWAVIHLAGLLHSLVGLAVTVWLGYTTLALRSLHLESRQVVRYLEQGRISEARRALSLIVGRETSQLDEEQILRACIETVAENTSDGVIGPLFYLFLGGPVAAMMYKAASTLDSMVGYTDDRYREMGWASARLDDLLNLVPARLTGLLMVLASFPLGLNPWAALTTMLRDARKTSSPNAGFPESAVAGALGVRLGGPATYFGETVQKPTLGDADRRIDIGCYRATIRLMYLTALLGLILGMVVVWPLY; via the coding sequence ATGATCTGGACGATTCCCGCATCTTTCCTGCTTGACCTGCTGCTCGGAGACCCGCATGGCTGGCCGCATCCGGTCATCGGCATCGGCCGGTTCATCAAGCGGGTTGAGACGGTCCTTGCCTCCCTGATCGATCATCGGCGCCTGGCGGGATGCCTGCTGGCTCTCGTGACCGTGCTGGTGACCGGTCTGGTGACCTGGGCGGTCATTCACCTGGCCGGTCTGCTCCATTCCCTGGTCGGGCTGGCGGTGACCGTCTGGCTCGGTTACACGACCCTGGCGCTGCGGTCGCTGCATCTTGAAAGCCGACAGGTGGTACGCTACCTGGAGCAGGGACGGATTTCCGAGGCGCGGCGCGCCCTGTCACTGATCGTCGGTCGTGAAACCAGTCAGCTCGATGAAGAGCAGATCCTGCGCGCCTGTATCGAGACGGTCGCGGAAAATACCTCGGACGGCGTGATCGGTCCGCTCTTTTACCTTTTCCTCGGCGGTCCGGTGGCGGCAATGATGTACAAGGCGGCCTCGACGCTTGACTCCATGGTCGGTTACACCGACGACCGCTACCGGGAGATGGGCTGGGCCTCGGCTCGCCTCGACGATCTGCTCAACCTGGTTCCGGCGCGGCTGACCGGGCTGTTGATGGTCCTCGCCAGCTTTCCTCTCGGGCTCAATCCCTGGGCGGCGTTGACCACCATGTTGCGCGATGCGCGGAAAACCAGCAGCCCCAACGCCGGTTTTCCCGAGTCCGCCGTAGCCGGCGCTCTCGGTGTGCGGCTCGGCGGGCCGGCCACCTATTTCGGCGAAACCGTGCAGAAACCGACCCTCGGTGATGCCGACCGGCGGATCGATATCGGCTGCTACCGGGCGACCATCCGGCTGATGTATCTGACGGCCCTGCTCGGGCTGATTCTTGGTATGGTGGTGGTATGGCCCCTTTACTGA
- the cobD gene encoding threonine-phosphate decarboxylase CobD — MAPLLNQAAHGGDVFAAAAELGCDPEQILDFSASINPLGPPETVLAAARQALSSCQFYPELVADSLRAALARYHRLPEDCLLPGAGSTELLYLWPRVFRPRRALQIVPAFSEYLRALDQVDCEVERLPWLPGEPFPTTDLPRAVGDCELLVFANPGNPAGGLVRRRDLLATLDLLPDDLPVLVDEAFIDFVPGESLIDQVVERSNLYVLRSMTKFYAIPGLRVGYLAGPADGITRLLGEKEPWTLSTPALAAALACLDEDDFARASIAAISAWRDEMGEELSRLGLEVFPGAANYLLVRLRAGGSSAFDVSAGLRRQGILVRDCGNFDGLGGDVLRLAVRRPEENRRLIAELQRLLDNHGREE; from the coding sequence ATGGCCCCTTTACTGAACCAGGCTGCCCATGGCGGCGACGTCTTTGCCGCTGCCGCCGAGCTGGGTTGTGATCCGGAGCAGATCCTCGATTTTTCCGCTTCGATCAATCCCCTCGGTCCTCCGGAAACGGTTCTTGCCGCGGCGCGACAGGCCTTGTCGAGTTGCCAGTTCTACCCCGAACTGGTGGCTGACTCACTGCGGGCTGCTCTCGCCCGATATCATCGTCTGCCGGAAGACTGTCTGCTTCCCGGGGCCGGGTCGACCGAGTTGCTCTATCTCTGGCCGCGGGTCTTCAGGCCGCGGCGGGCTCTGCAGATCGTGCCCGCTTTCAGTGAATATCTGCGTGCCCTCGATCAGGTTGATTGTGAAGTCGAACGGCTGCCGTGGCTGCCGGGAGAACCTTTCCCGACAACGGACCTGCCGCGGGCGGTGGGGGACTGTGAACTGCTTGTTTTCGCCAATCCGGGCAACCCGGCCGGCGGCCTGGTCAGACGGCGGGATCTGCTGGCAACCCTTGATCTGCTGCCGGATGATCTGCCGGTTCTGGTTGATGAAGCGTTCATCGACTTCGTTCCCGGGGAGTCGCTTATCGATCAGGTCGTGGAACGATCCAACCTTTATGTGCTGCGGTCGATGACCAAGTTCTATGCCATTCCGGGGCTGCGGGTCGGCTACCTGGCCGGACCGGCCGACGGGATCACGCGACTGCTGGGTGAGAAAGAGCCCTGGACCCTGTCGACCCCGGCGCTGGCAGCCGCGTTGGCCTGCCTGGACGAAGACGATTTTGCCCGCGCCTCGATTGCGGCGATCAGTGCCTGGCGCGACGAGATGGGCGAGGAACTGTCCCGTCTCGGCCTGGAGGTCTTTCCGGGGGCGGCCAATTACCTGCTGGTGCGCCTGCGGGCAGGCGGGAGCAGTGCTTTTGATGTTTCCGCCGGGCTCCGGCGGCAGGGGATACTGGTGAGGGATTGCGGCAATTTTGACGGTCTCGGCGGGGATGTCCTGCGGCTGGCGGTGCGTCGTCCCGAGGAAAACCGCCGACTCATTGCCGAACTGCAGCGCCTGCTTGACAACCACGGGAGGGAAGAATGA
- a CDS encoding DUF423 domain-containing protein yields MKLWQGFLLLGALNGFLGVALGAFGAHGLEGRLTPHLMDVWNKAVHYQQIHALALVLVAILLQGGMTGTGIRWSGWCFLLGILLFSGSLYILALSGVKPLGAVTPFGGVSFLLGWAMLARAALQS; encoded by the coding sequence ATGAAACTTTGGCAGGGGTTCTTGTTGCTCGGCGCGCTTAACGGGTTTCTCGGCGTTGCCCTTGGCGCCTTCGGCGCGCACGGCCTGGAGGGCAGGTTGACGCCGCACCTGATGGATGTTTGGAACAAGGCGGTTCACTATCAGCAGATCCATGCCCTGGCCCTCGTGTTGGTGGCCATTCTCCTGCAGGGCGGAATGACCGGCACAGGCATCCGCTGGTCCGGCTGGTGTTTCCTGCTGGGCATCCTGCTTTTTTCCGGCAGCCTCTATATACTGGCCCTGTCGGGGGTCAAGCCCCTTGGAGCGGTAACCCCGTTCGGCGGGGTCAGCTTCCTGCTCGGCTGGGCGATGCTCGCCCGGGCCGCGCTGCAGTCCTGA
- a CDS encoding lysophospholipid acyltransferase family protein, protein MDTVVYYSLRSLARLFYLFPESWSLRLGELLGFLAGRLVPKRMALCRANLRRAGLDEALSGAVFRFLGRNLVAILRLACSDPGRDADKVIVEGFESYLAARKRCGRVILITAHLGNWEKLARLQRLRSGHPLQVVGRSLDQRGADRFLRELRQRGGFTVLEKSRGVRAMLKVLRQGNDLGLLIDQRVAPHMGIWVPFFGAPVSAVPVVSLLAKASGAAIVPVFTGIDAAGQERIHYLPELVQTGDEVAETEELNRLIETYIRRYPEQWFWLHNRWREKDLDQLDSKGRRAVEACAAEGVE, encoded by the coding sequence ATGGATACAGTCGTCTACTACAGTCTTCGGTCCCTCGCCCGTCTGTTCTACCTGTTTCCCGAAAGCTGGAGTCTGCGGCTGGGAGAACTGCTCGGTTTCCTGGCCGGAAGGCTGGTTCCGAAGCGGATGGCCCTCTGTCGCGCGAACCTCCGTCGGGCGGGGCTGGATGAAGCTCTCTCCGGTGCGGTTTTCCGCTTTCTCGGACGTAACCTGGTGGCGATTCTGCGGCTCGCCTGCAGTGATCCCGGACGCGATGCCGACAAGGTCATCGTGGAAGGTTTTGAATCCTACCTCGCTGCCCGTAAACGCTGTGGGAGGGTGATTCTGATCACGGCTCATCTCGGCAATTGGGAAAAACTGGCCCGTCTGCAGCGTCTGCGCAGCGGTCATCCCCTGCAGGTTGTCGGCCGCAGTCTCGATCAGCGCGGTGCCGACCGTTTCCTGCGGGAACTCCGGCAGCGGGGCGGTTTCACCGTGCTGGAGAAAAGTCGTGGGGTGCGGGCGATGCTCAAGGTCCTGCGCCAGGGGAATGACCTTGGCCTCCTGATTGATCAGCGGGTCGCCCCCCACATGGGGATCTGGGTGCCCTTTTTCGGCGCCCCGGTTTCCGCCGTGCCGGTGGTCTCTCTATTGGCCAAGGCCAGCGGCGCCGCCATCGTACCGGTTTTCACCGGCATCGATGCGGCGGGGCAGGAGCGCATTCATTATCTGCCCGAGCTGGTGCAGACGGGTGACGAAGTGGCCGAGACGGAAGAGCTGAATCGTCTCATCGAAACCTATATCCGCCGCTATCCGGAGCAGTGGTTCTGGTTGCACAACCGTTGGCGTGAAAAGGATCTGGATCAGCTTGACAGCAAAGGGCGGCGGGCTGTCGAGGCGTGCGCGGCCGAAGGGGTTGAATGA
- a CDS encoding AzlD domain-containing protein — translation MSFSTYLLLLLGMGAVTYLPRLLPLLLLSQRQLPRWLVDWLELIPVAILAALLAPSLLIDSHSNSFNLLRPEFWVAVPTFLFAVRSQSLGGTVLVGMGLFWLAEKLF, via the coding sequence ATGAGCTTTTCGACCTACCTGCTGTTGCTGCTCGGCATGGGAGCGGTCACCTACCTGCCGCGGCTGCTGCCGCTGCTGCTGCTTTCTCAGCGACAACTGCCGCGCTGGCTGGTGGACTGGCTGGAGCTGATCCCGGTCGCCATTCTCGCCGCACTGCTGGCACCGTCACTGCTGATCGACAGTCACAGCAACAGCTTCAACCTGTTGCGACCGGAGTTCTGGGTGGCCGTTCCGACCTTCCTGTTTGCCGTCCGCAGCCAGTCTCTCGGCGGCACCGTGCTGGTCGGCATGGGGCTGTTCTGGCTGGCGGAAAAATTGTTCTGA
- a CDS encoding AzlC family ABC transporter permease has protein sequence MTSTQYNQTHEGRSGVLRDGLAAAWPICLGYFPIGMALGVLGQQAGLGPAWIGLMSVLVFAGSAQFIAVAMLDGGASATAIILTTLVVNFRHFLMSSALAIPLRGVRRSFLILFAYGITDESFGVNMTRFRAGNWDRWRALVVHHAANSTWILATILGSLVGSLIPPGAFGIDFALPGMFIALLVLQLHGRAYVFTGGLAAGLAVIWKLLIPGDSYIVGAAILAATGGYLVRRRVRRQREAKG, from the coding sequence ATGACATCAACCCAGTACAACCAAACCCACGAAGGCCGTTCCGGAGTTCTCCGCGACGGCCTCGCCGCCGCCTGGCCGATCTGTCTCGGTTATTTTCCCATCGGCATGGCGCTCGGCGTCCTCGGTCAGCAGGCCGGACTCGGACCGGCCTGGATCGGTCTGATGTCGGTGCTGGTGTTCGCCGGCAGCGCCCAGTTCATCGCCGTGGCGATGCTTGACGGCGGGGCCTCGGCAACAGCCATCATCCTCACCACCCTGGTGGTCAATTTCCGGCATTTCCTGATGAGCAGCGCTCTTGCCATCCCGCTGCGCGGCGTCAGGCGCAGTTTTCTCATCCTCTTCGCCTACGGCATCACCGACGAGAGTTTCGGCGTCAACATGACCCGCTTCCGCGCAGGAAACTGGGATCGCTGGCGGGCGCTGGTGGTCCACCATGCCGCCAACAGCACCTGGATCCTGGCGACCATCCTCGGCAGCCTGGTCGGCAGCCTGATCCCACCCGGCGCCTTCGGCATCGACTTCGCCCTGCCGGGGATGTTCATCGCCCTGCTGGTACTGCAGCTGCACGGCCGGGCCTATGTCTTTACGGGGGGACTGGCGGCCGGGCTGGCCGTAATCTGGAAACTGCTGATTCCGGGGGATTCCTACATCGTCGGAGCGGCCATCCTGGCGGCGACCGGCGGCTACCTGGTGCGACGCCGGGTCCGACGACAGAGGGAGGCGAAAGGATGA
- a CDS encoding helix-turn-helix domain-containing protein: MLKIHLKRLIADKETAEGRRISLSEISAITGIHISTLSRLANHRSTDTTTANLEKLCRYFKCSVADLIEYVED, encoded by the coding sequence ATGCTGAAAATTCACCTGAAACGCCTGATTGCTGACAAGGAAACGGCGGAAGGTCGACGGATAAGTCTCAGTGAAATATCGGCAATTACCGGTATTCACATTTCCACCCTGTCACGCCTTGCCAACCACCGTTCAACGGATACAACTACAGCGAATCTCGAAAAGCTGTGCCGTTATTTCAAATGCTCCGTGGCAGACCTGATCGAATACGTTGAGGATTGA
- a CDS encoding Arm DNA-binding domain-containing protein, whose protein sequence is MGSLRQRNGLLFFDFRYQGVRCREQTTLPDTPGNRRKLEPILARIEQSIKLGTFKYADFFPGSPRAEVFRDDPAVDKRRTVLDNSPAGLQGRDIPNFKTFALTWYEENEIRWRRSYRKMMLRTMELHLYPRFGEYQVNEIDRSMILKFRSWLGREQPDGKVLSPVRINHIMTPLKMILSEASERFGFSNPAVNIKALKVPRSDVHPFSLDEVKLFLANVRADFRDYYTVRFFTGLRTGEIDGLQWKYVDFDNRLILVRETIVDGVLDITKTPGSVREVWMSTPVFEALKNQFQATGKANRFVFCNRKGNPLRHRDITKRVWYPTLARLGLERRTPYQTRHTAATLWLGAGENPEWIAKQMGHATTHMLFTVYSRFVPNLTRKDGSAFERLMISAMKGDDDATDSRAC, encoded by the coding sequence ATGGGTAGCCTCAGGCAGAGGAATGGTCTGCTCTTTTTCGATTTCCGCTACCAGGGCGTTCGTTGCCGGGAACAGACAACACTTCCTGATACACCCGGCAATCGCAGAAAGCTAGAGCCGATCCTCGCCCGTATCGAGCAGTCCATAAAGCTGGGGACCTTCAAATATGCTGATTTTTTTCCGGGTTCCCCGCGGGCCGAAGTTTTTCGTGATGATCCCGCAGTTGACAAGCGCAGGACGGTTTTGGACAACTCTCCGGCAGGGCTGCAAGGCAGAGATATCCCGAATTTCAAAACATTCGCGTTGACCTGGTATGAGGAAAACGAAATTCGCTGGCGGCGGTCGTATCGGAAAATGATGCTGCGAACGATGGAACTCCATCTTTATCCCCGGTTTGGCGAATATCAGGTCAATGAGATCGACCGGAGCATGATCCTGAAATTCAGGAGCTGGCTTGGCAGAGAACAGCCGGACGGCAAGGTGCTTTCGCCAGTGCGGATCAACCACATCATGACCCCGTTGAAAATGATTTTGAGCGAAGCGAGTGAACGGTTCGGGTTCTCCAACCCGGCAGTAAACATCAAGGCTCTCAAGGTTCCAAGAAGCGATGTTCATCCATTCTCGCTCGATGAGGTCAAGCTCTTTCTGGCAAACGTGAGGGCCGATTTTCGCGACTACTATACGGTCAGGTTCTTTACGGGGTTGAGAACAGGGGAAATCGATGGACTGCAATGGAAATATGTCGACTTCGACAACCGGTTGATTCTGGTTCGCGAGACCATCGTTGACGGTGTCCTGGATATTACAAAAACGCCGGGGTCGGTGCGGGAGGTCTGGATGTCGACCCCGGTTTTCGAAGCTCTCAAGAATCAGTTCCAGGCTACGGGAAAGGCGAATCGTTTTGTTTTCTGCAATCGGAAAGGTAATCCGTTGAGACATCGGGACATTACCAAACGGGTCTGGTATCCGACTCTGGCAAGGCTTGGCCTTGAACGGAGAACCCCTTACCAGACAAGGCATACGGCAGCAACTCTCTGGCTCGGGGCCGGTGAGAATCCTGAGTGGATCGCCAAGCAGATGGGACATGCCACGACGCATATGCTGTTCACGGTCTACTCGCGATTCGTGCCCAACCTGACCCGGAAAGACGGATCGGCTTTTGAGCGATTGATGATTTCGGCTATGAAAGGGGATGACGATGCAACAGATTCGAGAGCTTGTTGA